The following coding sequences are from one Lolium rigidum isolate FL_2022 chromosome 6, APGP_CSIRO_Lrig_0.1, whole genome shotgun sequence window:
- the LOC124667382 gene encoding protein LURP-one-related 11-like, producing MAKVQPLPAAASPSPSPCSYSDGQPSQQAYTVWMKSLVFNGNGCTVYTADGEVAFRIDNYGCKGGREVFFMDRVGNTLIRIRRKGFGLFRRWEVCHVAGEEEEATPWFSVRRAKKGGAAVTMHGGAGTCYRVDGCCARKSDYRVISSGAVVAEVARKQTAAGVVLGEDVLTLAVGPQVDHLLVLGLVVVRGLMNRSL from the coding sequence ATGGCCAAGGTCCAGCCCCTCCCTGCCGCCGCCTCGCCCTCGCCGTCTCCCTGCTCTTACTCCGATGGTCAGCCGAGCCAGCAGGCGTACACGGTGTGGATGAAGTCCCTGGTGTTCAACGGCAACGGCTGCACCGTGTACACCGCTGACGGCGAGGTCGCCTTCCGCATCGACAACTACGGCTGCAAGGGCGGCCGTGAGGTGTTCTTCATGGACCGCGTCGGCAACACTCTCATCAGGATTCGACGTAAGGGCTTCGGCTTGTTCAGGAGGTGGGAGGTCTGCCACGtcgccggcgaggaagaagaggcgacgCCATGGTTCAGCGTGCGCCGGGCCAAGAAGGGCGGGGCCGCCGTGACGATGCACGGCGGCGCGGGTACGTGCTACAGGGTGGACGGCTGCTGCGCGCGCAAGTCGGACTACAGAGTCATCAGCAGCGgcgcggtggtggcggaggtcgCCCGGAAGCAGACGGCGGCTGGGGTCGTTCTGGGCGAGGACGTGCTTACGCTGGCTGTCGGGCCGCAGGTGGATCACCTGCTCGTTCTGGGTTTGGTCGTCGTGCGTGGGCTCATGAACCGCTCCTTGTGA